A region from the Saccharomonospora azurea NA-128 genome encodes:
- the eno gene encoding phosphopyruvate hydratase, translating to MAVIEQVGAREILDSRGNPTVEVEVALDDGTLARAAVPSGASTGEHEAVELRDGDPKRYNGKGVERAVAAVCDEVGPGLVGVDAVEQRVVDQRLLDLDGTPDKSRLGANAILGVSLAVAKAAAESAELELFRYLGGPNAHVLPVPMMNILNGGAHADTDVDIQEFMIAPIGAESFREALRWGTEVYHALKSVLKSKGLATGLGDEGGFAPSLPNNREALDLIVTAIEKAGYRPGQDIALALDVAATEFFSDGAYQFEGTQRSAADMSAYYTELVDAYPLVSIEDPLSEDDWDGWVQLTSDLGSRVQLVGDDLFVTNPDRLEEGISRGAGNALLVKVNQIGTLSETLDAVQLATSCGYKSMMSHRSGETEDTTIADLAVATGVGQIKTGAPARSERVAKYNQLLRIEEALADAARYAGDLAFPRFNPEG from the coding sequence GTGGCGGTTATCGAGCAGGTAGGCGCGCGCGAGATCCTGGACTCGCGCGGCAACCCCACGGTCGAGGTCGAGGTGGCCCTCGACGACGGCACGCTGGCGAGGGCGGCGGTTCCCTCGGGCGCGTCGACCGGTGAGCACGAGGCTGTGGAGCTGCGGGACGGTGACCCCAAGCGCTACAACGGCAAGGGTGTCGAGCGCGCGGTCGCGGCCGTGTGCGACGAGGTCGGTCCCGGCCTCGTGGGTGTGGACGCTGTCGAACAGCGCGTCGTCGACCAGCGCCTGCTCGACCTGGACGGCACGCCGGACAAGAGCAGGCTCGGCGCCAACGCCATCCTGGGCGTCTCGCTTGCCGTGGCGAAGGCCGCGGCCGAGTCCGCCGAGCTGGAGCTGTTCCGCTACCTCGGCGGGCCGAACGCGCACGTGCTTCCCGTGCCGATGATGAACATCCTGAACGGCGGTGCGCACGCCGACACCGACGTCGACATCCAGGAGTTCATGATCGCGCCGATCGGCGCCGAGTCGTTCCGCGAGGCTCTGCGGTGGGGCACCGAGGTCTACCACGCGCTGAAGTCGGTGCTGAAGAGCAAGGGTCTGGCCACGGGCCTCGGTGACGAGGGCGGGTTCGCCCCGAGCCTGCCCAACAACCGGGAGGCGCTCGACCTCATCGTCACCGCGATCGAGAAGGCCGGCTACCGCCCGGGTCAGGACATCGCGCTGGCGCTCGACGTGGCGGCCACGGAGTTCTTCTCCGACGGCGCCTACCAGTTCGAGGGCACCCAGCGCAGCGCCGCCGACATGTCCGCGTACTACACCGAGCTGGTCGACGCGTACCCGCTGGTGTCGATCGAGGACCCGCTCTCGGAGGACGACTGGGACGGCTGGGTGCAGCTGACCTCCGACCTCGGCTCGCGGGTTCAGCTCGTGGGTGACGACCTCTTCGTCACCAACCCCGACCGGCTGGAGGAGGGCATCTCCCGCGGCGCCGGCAACGCCCTGCTGGTCAAGGTCAACCAGATCGGCACCCTGTCCGAGACGCTCGACGCCGTGCAGCTCGCGACGTCCTGCGGCTACAAGTCGATGATGAGCCACCGCTCCGGCGAGACCGAGGACACCACCATCGCCGACCTGGCCGTGGCCACGGGCGTGGGCCAGATCAAGACGGGTGCGCCCGCGCGCAGCGAGCGCGTGGCGAAGTACAACCAGCTCCTGCGCATCGAGGAGGCGCTGGCCGACGCTGCCCGCTACGCGGGTGACCTCGCCTTCCCGAGGTTCAACCCGGAGGGCTGA
- a CDS encoding MazG family protein produces the protein MTSYPTAAATVVLVSPAMPEVLPAAAWPALRAAEAVYAAADLPEATRSALDAKAAPHPEVLARIPRVVLVALSTDDAGAAELVRRGAAVVETPVPSLVRAVEVMDRLRSPGGCPWDAAQTHESLLQYLVEETYELLDAIEQGDRSAMREELGDVLLQVLFHARVAAEHGADPFDIDVVADELVGKLVNRHPHIFTGGETVHTPEHQQQRWEQLKQAEKQRDSIVDGIALGQPATALAGKLGQRTGRRELPFDLFPAGGDEGSKLFRIAAAARRAGVDPEGALRTAAKDFAEKVRAAELAARRHGVDPTRLDADGWRRFWPRG, from the coding sequence ATGACGTCGTATCCGACCGCGGCGGCGACGGTGGTGCTGGTGTCGCCCGCGATGCCGGAGGTTCTGCCCGCGGCGGCGTGGCCCGCACTGCGGGCCGCCGAGGCGGTCTACGCCGCCGCGGACCTGCCCGAGGCCACCCGGAGCGCACTCGACGCCAAGGCGGCACCGCATCCCGAGGTGCTCGCGCGCATTCCACGGGTGGTGCTCGTGGCTCTGAGCACCGACGACGCCGGGGCCGCGGAGCTCGTGCGCCGCGGGGCGGCGGTCGTCGAGACACCCGTTCCGTCCCTGGTGCGCGCGGTCGAGGTCATGGACCGTCTGCGTTCCCCGGGCGGCTGCCCGTGGGACGCCGCGCAGACGCACGAGTCGCTGCTCCAGTACCTGGTGGAGGAGACCTACGAGCTGCTCGACGCCATCGAGCAGGGCGACCGGTCCGCCATGCGGGAGGAACTGGGCGACGTCCTGCTCCAGGTGCTGTTCCACGCGCGGGTGGCCGCCGAGCACGGCGCCGACCCGTTCGACATCGACGTGGTCGCCGACGAACTCGTCGGCAAGCTCGTCAACCGGCACCCGCACATCTTCACCGGCGGCGAGACGGTGCACACCCCGGAACACCAGCAGCAACGCTGGGAGCAGCTCAAGCAGGCGGAGAAGCAGCGCGACTCCATCGTCGACGGGATCGCCCTGGGCCAGCCGGCGACGGCGCTCGCGGGCAAGCTCGGCCAGCGCACCGGGCGCCGCGAACTGCCGTTCGACCTGTTCCCGGCCGGGGGTGACGAGGGCTCGAAGCTCTTCCGCATCGCCGCCGCCGCGCGGCGGGCGGGAGTGGACCCCGAGGGTGCGTTGCGCACGGCGGCGAAGGACTTCGCGGAGAAGGTCCGCGCGGCCGAACTCGCGGCGCGGCGCCACGGCGTGGACCCCACGCGGCTCGACGCCGACGGCTGGCGCCGGTTCTGGCCGCGGGGCTGA
- a CDS encoding FtsB family cell division protein encodes MAERGRPRSRRGGGKEARSVPRRPGRVGRERRVARLRRLGAVRMADAAKALGLSTTRRAALVAIVVCALAFTIAVPLRTYLSQRADVAAHEREVERLEAEVDGLEKRRDELRDPAQVEAEARRRLRYVMPGETPYIVQFPEDRAQSGAGADDGPTEPEPWYEMVWNSVTER; translated from the coding sequence GTGGCCGAGCGCGGCAGACCGCGGAGCAGGCGCGGCGGGGGAAAGGAGGCTCGCTCCGTCCCCCGCCGTCCTGGTCGTGTGGGCAGGGAACGCCGGGTCGCGCGGCTGCGGCGACTCGGTGCCGTCCGCATGGCCGACGCCGCCAAGGCGCTCGGGCTGTCCACCACACGGCGGGCCGCGCTCGTGGCCATCGTGGTGTGTGCGCTCGCGTTCACGATCGCCGTCCCGCTGCGCACCTACCTGTCGCAGCGTGCGGACGTGGCCGCGCACGAACGCGAGGTCGAGCGGCTGGAGGCGGAGGTCGACGGCCTCGAGAAGCGGCGTGACGAGTTGCGGGATCCCGCGCAGGTGGAGGCGGAGGCACGGCGCAGGCTGCGGTACGTGATGCCGGGCGAGACGCCGTACATCGTGCAGTTCCCCGAGGATCGCGCGCAGTCGGGCGCCGGTGCCGACGACGGCCCGACCGAGCCGGAACCCTGGTACGAGATGGTGTGGAACAGCGTGACGGAGAGGTGA
- a CDS encoding tetratricopeptide repeat protein, with the protein MADETRSPHRPGVSGHERLAAFRRAEELVRRRPLEALDALRPLLESDADKPSVQLLAGRAYFHSAQLNRAERALTRVVELDPTDHYARLVLGRTLQRLGRWVEALAQLRIATAMNPTPEYQDALGQVSARVALSRKD; encoded by the coding sequence ATGGCTGACGAGACACGCTCACCACACCGGCCCGGGGTTTCCGGGCACGAACGGCTGGCGGCGTTCCGCCGGGCCGAGGAGCTGGTGCGTCGGCGCCCGCTCGAAGCGCTCGACGCGTTGCGCCCACTGCTCGAATCCGACGCCGACAAGCCCAGCGTGCAACTGCTCGCGGGCCGCGCGTACTTCCATTCGGCGCAGCTCAACCGGGCCGAACGCGCGCTCACCCGGGTCGTGGAACTCGACCCGACCGACCACTACGCACGGCTGGTGCTCGGCAGGACGCTGCAGCGACTCGGCCGGTGGGTGGAGGCTCTGGCGCAGCTTCGCATCGCCACCGCGATGAACCCGACACCCGAGTACCAGGACGCGCTGGGGCAGGTCTCGGCGCGGGTGGCGCTGAGTCGGAAGGACTAG
- a CDS encoding VOC family protein encodes MSDEVPRYLGLAPYLYYTDATEAVEWLTRVFGFRERVRYIDATGEVFQATLLAGEAEVQVTAVDSTYWESKGVDGPVGQLNVVYVDDVDAQYERVREAVGESVELTTPQDQPYGARLFTVQDVGGNSWTFWQHISDIVDLPVGWQEIRADENGEAGTGEPALGEAVRNDSDLG; translated from the coding sequence ATGAGCGACGAAGTCCCGAGGTACCTCGGCCTCGCGCCGTACCTGTACTACACCGACGCGACCGAGGCCGTGGAGTGGTTGACGCGGGTATTCGGGTTCCGTGAGCGGGTGCGCTACATCGACGCCACGGGGGAGGTCTTCCAGGCCACCCTGCTGGCGGGTGAGGCGGAGGTGCAGGTCACCGCCGTCGACTCGACCTACTGGGAGTCCAAGGGAGTCGACGGGCCGGTCGGCCAGCTCAACGTCGTGTACGTGGACGACGTCGACGCCCAGTACGAGCGGGTGCGCGAGGCGGTGGGGGAGTCGGTCGAGCTGACCACGCCCCAGGACCAGCCGTACGGCGCGCGCCTGTTCACGGTGCAGGACGTCGGCGGCAACAGCTGGACCTTCTGGCAGCACATCTCCGACATCGTGGACCTGCCCGTCGGCTGGCAGGAGATCCGCGCCGACGAGAACGGTGAGGCCGGCACGGGTGAACCCGCGCTCGGCGAGGCAGTACGGAACGACTCGGACCTGGGGTGA